A genomic region of Rheinheimera sp. MMS21-TC3 contains the following coding sequences:
- the tssA gene encoding type VI secretion system protein TssA, which translates to MMLFSNQVDFELLIKAVSADSPAGVDPRFDSSPTSQYYQLKDIRGQARAHERAMLAEDDDFQSLSLEWRPLSEKLPQIITNEVKDLEYAAWLIEALCRTDGFTGLAAGFKATRLLIEHFWDHLYPSPDEDGLESRIAPLIGLNGYEGDGALITPILSIPLTEQTDVGEFACWQYQRAATISRKDEKRQQIKADAGVASLEQIKEAVASSSSSFYKQLLEDIDLSISEFQLLAQAMDKAMANEPQPTSAINSALIKCRDAVLYLAAEKFTSLAAEAAEDEIITKGDTSDEQQNIEPVKKQLQSREHVLETLKQAADFFRKTEPHSPISYALEQVLHWSGLTLPELLQEMMDDSNSRNQFFRLAGIPQER; encoded by the coding sequence ATGATGCTTTTTAGTAATCAAGTTGATTTTGAGTTGTTAATTAAAGCGGTGTCTGCTGATAGCCCTGCTGGGGTTGACCCTAGGTTTGATTCTTCACCAACATCACAATATTACCAATTAAAAGATATACGTGGTCAAGCGCGGGCCCATGAAAGAGCAATGTTAGCAGAAGATGATGATTTTCAATCTTTATCTCTAGAATGGCGGCCACTTAGCGAAAAGTTACCACAAATTATCACTAATGAAGTTAAAGACCTTGAATATGCGGCATGGCTTATTGAAGCCTTATGTCGTACAGATGGATTTACTGGTTTAGCCGCTGGCTTTAAAGCAACTCGTTTATTAATAGAGCATTTTTGGGATCACCTTTATCCTTCACCTGATGAAGATGGCCTAGAATCACGTATCGCGCCTTTAATCGGTTTAAATGGCTATGAAGGTGATGGTGCATTAATTACGCCGATATTAAGTATCCCATTAACAGAGCAGACGGATGTCGGAGAGTTTGCTTGTTGGCAATATCAAAGAGCAGCGACTATCTCGCGTAAAGATGAAAAACGTCAACAAATTAAAGCTGATGCTGGAGTGGCAAGTTTAGAGCAAATAAAAGAGGCCGTCGCTAGCTCGAGTAGTTCATTTTATAAACAGCTTCTTGAAGATATTGATTTATCAATTTCAGAGTTTCAATTACTTGCTCAGGCAATGGATAAAGCTATGGCTAATGAGCCGCAGCCTACCAGTGCAATTAATTCAGCATTAATAAAATGCCGCGATGCTGTGCTGTATTTAGCTGCAGAAAAATTTACTAGTTTAGCAGCTGAAGCGGCTGAAGATGAAATTATAACAAAAGGCGATACTTCTGATGAGCAACAGAATATTGAGCCTGTTAAAAAACAATTACAAAGCCGTGAACATGTACTTGAGACGCTTAAGCAAGCGGCAGATTTTTTTCGTAAAACAGAGCCACATTCACCTATTTCTTATGCTTTAGAACAAGTTCTGCATTGGAGCGGATTAACCTTGCCTGAGCTTTTACAAGAAATGATGGATGACAGTAATAGTCGAAACCAATTTTTCCGGTTAGCCGGTATACCGCAAGAAAGATAA
- the tssB gene encoding type VI secretion system contractile sheath small subunit gives MESIHSKLSRVRKPRVHITYDVETEGAAVKKELPFVVGVMGDFAGQNTEALKPLKDRRFVQIDRDNFDEVLKRMNPKLNFKVENKLANDGTEFNVDLQFKSMQDFEPASIVRQVEPLDKLMATRNKLRDLMTKIDRSEELENILERVLNNGEDLQSLAQDLSLEDK, from the coding sequence ATGGAGAGTATTCATAGTAAATTATCACGAGTGCGCAAGCCTCGTGTGCATATTACTTACGATGTTGAAACAGAAGGAGCGGCAGTTAAAAAAGAGTTACCTTTTGTTGTTGGCGTTATGGGTGATTTTGCAGGACAGAACACTGAAGCGCTTAAACCCTTAAAAGATCGTCGCTTTGTTCAAATTGACCGCGATAACTTCGATGAAGTTTTAAAGCGAATGAATCCTAAATTAAACTTTAAAGTTGAAAATAAGCTTGCTAATGATGGGACTGAATTCAATGTCGATTTGCAGTTTAAATCAATGCAAGACTTTGAACCTGCCTCGATAGTTAGACAGGTTGAACCACTAGATAAGCTAATGGCTACACGTAATAAGTTACGTGATTTAATGACTAAAATTGATCGCTCTGAAGAGTTAGAAAATATTTTAGAGCGGGTGCTTAACAACGGTGAAGACTTACAAAGTTTAGCGCAAGATTTGAGTTTAGAGGATAAGTAA
- the tssC gene encoding type VI secretion system contractile sheath large subunit translates to MSSEALVEQHDSGEVSSHSLLEQAIGATKQTDASRAEELLRTLAEEALNGTVSWNKNLTVTFNEAINRIDKLISDQLACIMHTPSFQKLEGSWRGLHHLVSNSETSASLKIRMLSMTKKELYKDLSKAVEFDQSQTFKKVYESEFGTPGGEPYGAIIGDYEFTNHPEDVETLTYMSNVSAAGFCPFLSSASPALFGFDEWTELSKPRDLEKIFESLEYTKWRSFRESDDSRFVTLTMPRVLARLPYGESTSPIEEFGYEEFELDNNKNVAKTTDHNKYCWMNAAYVMGAKLTNAFAQYGFCTAIRGAEGGGKVEGLPSHIFMSDDGDPDLKCPTEIGITDRREAELGKLGFLPLCHYKNTDYAVFFGAQTAQKPKKYDSPEATANAAISARLPYLMATSRFAHYLKVLARDKIGSFMEAEDVEVWLNRWILTYVNASEGSGQEVRARYPLADAKVQVREIPGRPGSYNAVAWLRPWLQLEELSTSLRLVAKIPEMGG, encoded by the coding sequence ATGAGTAGCGAAGCCTTAGTTGAACAACATGATAGCGGTGAAGTTTCTAGCCACTCATTATTAGAACAAGCTATTGGTGCCACTAAACAAACTGATGCATCACGTGCTGAAGAGTTGTTACGCACTTTAGCGGAAGAAGCTTTAAATGGCACTGTTAGCTGGAATAAAAACTTAACAGTTACGTTTAATGAAGCGATTAATCGTATTGATAAGCTTATTTCTGATCAATTAGCCTGCATTATGCACACGCCTTCTTTTCAGAAGTTAGAAGGAAGCTGGCGCGGTTTACATCATTTAGTTTCAAATTCTGAAACTAGTGCTTCACTTAAAATTCGCATGCTTAGTATGACGAAAAAAGAATTATATAAAGACTTAAGTAAAGCTGTTGAGTTTGATCAAAGCCAAACGTTCAAGAAAGTTTATGAGTCTGAATTTGGTACGCCAGGTGGTGAACCTTATGGCGCTATTATTGGTGATTATGAATTTACTAATCACCCTGAAGATGTTGAAACCTTAACGTATATGTCAAATGTTTCAGCAGCAGGTTTCTGTCCTTTCTTATCTAGCGCATCGCCGGCTTTATTTGGTTTTGATGAATGGACTGAATTGTCTAAACCACGAGATTTAGAAAAAATATTTGAATCTTTAGAATATACCAAGTGGCGCTCATTCCGTGAGAGTGATGATTCACGCTTTGTTACCTTAACTATGCCGCGTGTTTTAGCTCGGTTACCTTATGGTGAGTCGACAAGCCCAATTGAAGAGTTTGGCTATGAAGAGTTTGAATTAGATAACAACAAAAATGTTGCTAAAACGACTGATCATAATAAATATTGTTGGATGAATGCAGCTTATGTTATGGGCGCTAAGTTAACAAATGCCTTTGCTCAATACGGTTTCTGCACGGCAATCCGTGGTGCAGAAGGTGGTGGTAAAGTTGAAGGGTTACCAAGTCATATCTTTATGAGCGATGATGGGGATCCAGATTTAAAATGTCCAACTGAAATTGGTATCACAGATCGTCGTGAAGCCGAACTAGGTAAATTAGGCTTTTTACCACTTTGTCACTATAAAAATACCGATTATGCGGTGTTTTTTGGTGCCCAAACGGCACAAAAACCTAAGAAGTATGATTCTCCTGAAGCTACAGCCAATGCCGCTATCTCAGCACGTTTACCTTACTTAATGGCAACATCTCGTTTTGCGCATTATTTAAAAGTATTGGCGCGCGATAAAATAGGTAGTTTTATGGAGGCAGAAGATGTTGAAGTTTGGTTAAATCGCTGGATCTTAACTTACGTAAACGCTTCAGAGGGCAGCGGACAAGAAGTTCGTGCACGTTATCCATTAGCAGATGCAAAAGTTCAGGTACGTGAAATACCAGGACGTCCTGGTTCTTATAATGCAGTAGCTTGGTTACGTCCATGGCTACAATTAGAAGAGCTTTCTACATCGTTACGATTAGTTGCAAAAATCCCAGAGATGGGTGGCTAA
- the tssC gene encoding type VI secretion system contractile sheath large subunit: MSDAVKFINEDLFRQEACVDSAQAQKIQPTYTKLERSGVLARFLREDKALNAIMYWLEHISGHEAPNVTALCAMLCRAIADIDRLINLQLNEIIHHEKFQQLESSWRGLLYLTEQTEQHDREQKVKVKLISLSWPELTKDIKRAIDFDQSDFFKLIYDNEFDMPGGEPFGVLIGDYQISHKVRPEQGGNDLDTLKDVVRTAAAAFAPFICAAHPSLFGVDHFSQLGLVSDIASQFKQPEYIKWRALRAMEDSRFLGMVLPQVLMRSPYRDDGSRSESFVFKESLACPEKNYLWGNSAFAFASVLVRAYSESGWFAQIRGMKSGHYNFGLVSQLPVSQYETEKYQALNKPSVNLLIGHKFEADLSDNGFVALSSVPYSDYFAFYNNASVQQAKQYDNQITSLNARLSAMLQYILCVSRFAHYVKVISRDKVGGYITAQECQQDLQRWLHQYTTASTDASLDVRARHPLREAHIQVKEKRGEPGRYFSIIKLQPHFQLDQMVTTVKLVAELSPKQTAQT; encoded by the coding sequence ATGTCAGACGCCGTAAAATTTATTAATGAAGATCTATTTAGGCAAGAAGCTTGTGTCGATAGTGCGCAAGCGCAAAAGATACAGCCTACTTATACTAAATTAGAGCGAAGCGGTGTTCTGGCTCGATTTTTACGTGAAGACAAAGCATTAAACGCTATTATGTATTGGTTAGAGCATATATCAGGTCATGAAGCACCTAATGTAACTGCTCTTTGTGCCATGTTATGTCGCGCTATAGCTGATATTGATCGGTTAATTAATTTACAATTAAATGAAATTATTCATCATGAAAAGTTTCAGCAATTAGAATCAAGTTGGCGTGGTCTTTTATACTTAACAGAGCAGACCGAACAACATGATCGCGAACAAAAAGTTAAAGTAAAATTAATCAGTCTATCTTGGCCTGAACTGACTAAAGATATTAAACGGGCTATAGATTTTGATCAAAGTGACTTTTTTAAACTCATTTATGATAATGAGTTTGATATGCCTGGTGGTGAACCATTTGGCGTGTTAATTGGTGATTACCAAATTAGCCACAAAGTACGTCCTGAACAAGGTGGCAATGATCTAGATACTTTAAAAGATGTTGTTCGTACTGCAGCCGCCGCTTTTGCTCCCTTTATTTGTGCAGCCCATCCTTCCTTATTTGGTGTCGATCACTTTAGCCAATTAGGTTTAGTTTCGGATATTGCTAGTCAATTCAAACAACCAGAATATATAAAGTGGCGGGCACTACGTGCCATGGAAGACTCACGATTTTTAGGTATGGTATTACCCCAAGTTTTAATGCGCAGCCCTTATAGAGATGATGGTAGTCGCAGTGAAAGCTTTGTTTTTAAAGAGTCTTTGGCATGTCCTGAAAAAAATTATTTGTGGGGCAATAGCGCCTTTGCGTTTGCATCAGTATTAGTTAGAGCCTATAGCGAGTCAGGTTGGTTTGCTCAAATTCGAGGCATGAAATCAGGGCATTACAACTTTGGTTTAGTTAGTCAGTTGCCTGTTAGCCAATATGAAACCGAAAAGTACCAAGCCTTAAATAAACCCTCGGTTAATTTATTAATAGGTCATAAATTTGAGGCTGACCTGTCAGATAATGGTTTTGTTGCTTTATCCTCTGTGCCCTATAGTGATTATTTTGCCTTTTATAATAATGCTTCTGTGCAACAAGCCAAACAATATGATAATCAAATCACCTCACTTAATGCTCGGTTATCAGCAATGTTGCAATATATTTTGTGTGTGTCGCGTTTTGCTCATTATGTAAAAGTTATCAGTCGTGACAAAGTGGGTGGCTATATTACTGCCCAAGAGTGCCAGCAAGATTTACAACGCTGGTTGCATCAATACACAACAGCTTCAACCGATGCTTCGTTAGATGTTAGAGCGCGCCACCCTCTGCGCGAGGCTCATATTCAAGTAAAAGAAAAGCGTGGTGAACCTGGAAGGTACTTTTCAATTATAAAGTTACAGCCGCACTTCCAGCTGGATCAAATGGTGACTACCGTGAAGTTAGTTGCTGAATTATCGCCTAAACAAACGGCACAAACGTAA
- a CDS encoding type VI secretion system accessory protein TagJ, whose protein sequence is MKKLDALIKQAELDPAITMASQALRDDPLNSDIRARYIELLCVQGEFEKADQQLDIMLRQHPDFVTGAVNLRQLIRAASARKDFYQAGMTAQLFDEPDAMFKAQLSLRVALNANDLATAVSAAAELESLRQTVSIDINGQSYETVRDLDDSLCGYLELFGTDGHFYLARFDQIDSLQFKKPESLLDTIWRRAEIYIKDGPQGDVFVPMTYIACDSIDSRLGRGSDWQQLAEGLVTGIGQKMLLVGDEAIALSDIQGFCLSDIPLAVTDTVVNQ, encoded by the coding sequence ATGAAAAAATTAGATGCCTTAATTAAACAAGCTGAACTTGATCCTGCCATCACTATGGCTAGCCAAGCATTGCGTGATGACCCATTAAACTCTGATATACGGGCGCGTTATATAGAATTACTCTGCGTCCAAGGCGAATTTGAAAAAGCTGATCAACAACTTGATATTATGCTTCGCCAACATCCAGACTTTGTCACAGGTGCTGTTAATTTACGTCAACTTATCCGAGCCGCTTCCGCGCGTAAAGATTTTTACCAAGCTGGCATGACTGCACAGTTATTTGATGAACCCGATGCTATGTTTAAAGCACAACTTTCGTTACGTGTAGCATTAAATGCTAATGATCTTGCCACAGCAGTAAGCGCTGCTGCTGAATTGGAAAGCCTACGCCAAACGGTATCTATTGATATTAATGGCCAATCTTATGAAACCGTTCGTGATTTAGACGATAGCCTTTGTGGTTATTTAGAGTTATTTGGTACTGATGGTCATTTTTATTTAGCCCGCTTTGATCAAATAGACAGCTTGCAGTTTAAAAAACCAGAATCTTTATTGGATACAATTTGGCGCCGAGCAGAAATTTATATTAAAGATGGACCGCAAGGTGATGTTTTTGTGCCCATGACTTACATTGCATGTGACAGTATTGATTCTCGGCTTGGTCGTGGTAGTGATTGGCAGCAGTTAGCTGAAGGTTTAGTTACTGGTATTGGCCAAAAAATGTTGTTGGTGGGTGATGAGGCTATTGCACTTAGCGACATACAAGGTTTTTGCCTCAGTGATATTCCCCTTGCAGTTACCGACACAGTTGTAAATCAGTAA
- the tssE gene encoding type VI secretion system baseplate subunit TssE — translation MSTTKLSRKQPLQMSILDRLIDENPGHKDSTRNQRGFNLTALRMSVRRDLENLLNSRVQWHTWPESYHELELSLLNYGLPDFSVMVVDSTEGRDQLCRAVENTIRRFEPRFVDVEVSIPEVREILDRVLKLRIQALLYADPEPEHIMFDSEVEPVHLGLTIKDFQP, via the coding sequence ATGAGCACGACTAAGCTGAGCCGCAAGCAGCCTTTACAAATGTCGATCTTAGATCGGCTAATTGATGAAAACCCCGGGCATAAAGATAGTACTCGAAATCAACGAGGCTTTAATTTAACAGCCTTGCGTATGAGTGTTCGTCGTGACTTAGAAAACTTACTTAATAGCCGTGTGCAATGGCACACTTGGCCTGAGAGTTATCATGAACTTGAATTGAGTTTACTAAATTATGGTTTACCTGACTTTTCAGTAATGGTGGTTGACTCAACTGAAGGACGAGATCAACTTTGTCGCGCTGTAGAAAATACGATACGTCGCTTTGAGCCAAGATTTGTTGATGTAGAAGTATCCATTCCAGAAGTCAGGGAGATTTTGGATCGTGTGTTGAAGCTACGTATTCAAGCTTTACTTTATGCAGACCCAGAGCCAGAACATATTATGTTTGATTCAGAAGTAGAGCCTGTGCATTTAGGATTGACGATAAAGGATTTTCAGCCATGA
- the tssF gene encoding type VI secretion system baseplate subunit TssF, translating into MNDDLLKYYNRELTFMRRMGAEFAEQYPKIAGRLRISEENVEDPHVSRLLEGVALLTAQVRQKLDDSFPELTDALLGQLYPDYQAPIPATTILKLTSQNLSTSGITIKRGTEFESEADGLKPCTFQACYNTELYPVEVIAAEFKNAPFHAPKPPGIKVAKSLLKLTLACEFENTAIRELAITNLRFYLNGQRHHVYKLYELLLSKLLHLGIAPEGKPELMRFINAEQLQAVGFADEHQVIPYSQRSFSGYRLLIEQFVCPEKFLFFELKDLDPTWPDIADKFELYFYLDQTADELERHITADSVLLGCTPVINLFKQKLEPVNMDTSQYEYRLVPRYLDADVCEVIRIDKVEAFDPFGNEVKLNPYYSQGHPDYLQQQDMFWHSRREFSDWAGGYSESGTEVYLSVIDRKFKGVNSEQTSSNWVLQVTAQCSNRNLPAYLPFGGGEPRFNIRKYADVVKDIHCLHAPGQSVRPALHDASRWQLVNHLTLNHFTADNALQRLQEILQLYDFRCTPESKALIEGICAIKITPSSARVVQNGRVAVCSGSDILIEFSQSSYAGSSIYFFASVLNVFFAQYASINSFTRLAIKIKSHEQVYYQWPAQCGSKVLL; encoded by the coding sequence ATGAATGACGACTTATTAAAGTATTATAATCGTGAGTTAACCTTCATGCGCCGAATGGGGGCTGAGTTTGCTGAACAGTACCCTAAAATAGCTGGACGGCTGCGTATTAGCGAAGAAAACGTTGAAGATCCTCATGTTTCTAGGTTGCTTGAAGGCGTGGCCCTGTTAACAGCACAAGTAAGACAGAAGCTTGATGATAGTTTCCCTGAATTAACTGATGCCTTATTGGGCCAGTTATACCCAGACTATCAAGCCCCTATACCCGCAACAACTATTTTAAAGCTGACAAGTCAAAACTTATCTACTTCAGGCATTACCATAAAGCGCGGTACTGAGTTTGAATCTGAGGCGGATGGCCTTAAGCCTTGTACTTTTCAGGCATGTTACAACACTGAGTTATATCCTGTAGAAGTGATAGCTGCAGAATTTAAAAATGCCCCTTTTCATGCCCCCAAACCGCCTGGAATAAAAGTTGCTAAATCATTACTTAAATTAACTTTAGCTTGTGAATTTGAAAATACCGCTATACGTGAGTTAGCTATTACCAATCTTAGGTTTTATTTAAATGGTCAGCGCCATCATGTTTACAAGTTGTATGAGTTGCTACTTAGCAAGTTATTACATTTAGGTATTGCTCCAGAAGGTAAGCCAGAGTTAATGCGCTTTATCAATGCCGAGCAGTTACAAGCCGTTGGCTTTGCTGATGAGCATCAAGTGATCCCTTATAGTCAAAGAAGCTTCTCTGGTTATAGATTGTTAATTGAACAATTTGTTTGCCCTGAAAAGTTTTTATTTTTTGAATTAAAAGATCTCGATCCAACTTGGCCAGATATTGCTGATAAGTTTGAATTATATTTTTATCTTGACCAAACAGCCGATGAATTAGAACGCCATATTACTGCCGATAGTGTATTACTAGGTTGCACACCAGTCATAAACTTGTTCAAACAAAAGCTTGAGCCGGTAAATATGGATACTTCGCAATATGAATACCGATTGGTTCCGCGCTATCTTGATGCTGATGTCTGTGAAGTAATTCGTATTGATAAAGTAGAAGCTTTTGATCCCTTTGGTAATGAAGTCAAACTTAATCCATATTATAGCCAAGGTCATCCCGATTACTTACAACAGCAAGATATGTTTTGGCATAGTCGCCGCGAATTTTCTGATTGGGCTGGAGGTTACTCAGAATCCGGCACTGAAGTTTATTTATCTGTTATTGACCGTAAGTTTAAAGGTGTCAATTCTGAACAAACCTCAAGTAATTGGGTATTACAAGTTACGGCACAGTGTAGTAATCGTAATTTACCTGCTTATTTACCTTTCGGGGGTGGCGAACCTAGGTTTAATATCCGTAAATATGCTGATGTTGTTAAAGATATTCATTGCTTACATGCGCCCGGTCAAAGTGTTAGACCTGCATTACATGATGCAAGTAGATGGCAGTTAGTTAATCATCTGACGTTAAATCACTTCACAGCTGATAATGCCTTACAGCGGCTACAAGAGATCCTGCAACTATATGACTTTCGTTGTACACCTGAGTCTAAAGCACTGATAGAGGGTATTTGTGCGATTAAAATTACACCAAGCTCAGCACGAGTGGTGCAAAATGGTCGTGTGGCTGTGTGTAGTGGCAGTGATATTTTAATAGAGTTTAGTCAATCGTCTTATGCGGGTAGTAGCATTTATTTTTTTGCCAGTGTACTTAATGTGTTCTTTGCTCAATATGCCAGTATTAATAGTTTTACTAGGCTAGCCATAAAAATTAAATCCCATGAACAAGTATATTATCAATGGCCTGCTCAGTGTGGCAGCAAGGTTTTGTTGTGA
- the tssG gene encoding type VI secretion system baseplate subunit TssG: MSIKQLQQAPSEFDFYQAVYSVERQYSREQKRWYGVGRDGFPHQELIRFKSVQHLGFPGQPITKVENRAGTTVFALTTSINMHVSFLGLTGPSGVLPQHYTELVLHRMKQRDNTMRDFFDIFNHRLVSLYYRAWEKYRFACQYELMPEQQDSFSQVLTTLSGADSELSRYFAGAFSQKNRNAKQLTAMLSHLLGVNVELEPLRGCWLTLDKPDQSALASSEQPTGLNARLGSSAMLGSRVWDISSAIELIITTNDKQARDLLPGSYKNQLMRSLLAEYLPNGYSVRVTLCAAHRVFPAVKLGQPSLTLGKGSCLSVRKNQQHKVTRFSYQLTGS, translated from the coding sequence ATGAGCATTAAGCAATTACAACAGGCGCCTTCAGAATTTGACTTCTATCAAGCGGTATACAGTGTCGAGCGACAATATAGTCGTGAGCAAAAACGTTGGTATGGTGTAGGTCGCGATGGTTTTCCGCATCAAGAGCTGATTCGTTTTAAGTCAGTACAGCATTTAGGTTTTCCAGGCCAGCCAATCACAAAAGTAGAAAACCGCGCTGGTACAACAGTATTTGCACTAACGACAAGCATTAATATGCATGTTAGCTTTTTGGGGTTAACTGGTCCTAGTGGTGTTTTACCTCAGCACTATACAGAGTTAGTTCTTCATCGTATGAAGCAACGCGATAATACTATGCGCGACTTTTTCGATATATTTAATCATAGATTAGTGTCGTTATATTATCGAGCTTGGGAAAAATATCGTTTTGCTTGTCAATATGAACTGATGCCAGAACAACAGGATAGCTTCAGCCAAGTACTAACGACTTTATCTGGTGCCGATAGTGAGTTAAGTCGCTATTTTGCGGGTGCTTTTAGTCAAAAAAATCGTAATGCAAAACAGCTAACAGCTATGCTTTCACATTTATTAGGTGTAAATGTTGAATTAGAACCGTTACGCGGCTGCTGGCTAACACTTGATAAACCTGATCAATCTGCACTGGCTTCTAGTGAGCAACCTACAGGCTTAAACGCACGTTTAGGCTCTAGCGCCATGCTAGGATCACGCGTTTGGGATATCAGTTCTGCTATTGAGTTGATTATTACCACAAATGACAAACAAGCCCGTGATTTGTTACCAGGTAGCTATAAAAACCAATTAATGCGCAGCTTATTAGCCGAATACTTACCTAATGGCTATAGCGTACGCGTTACTTTATGTGCGGCTCATCGGGTCTTTCCTGCGGTAAAATTAGGTCAACCATCATTAACTCTAGGTAAAGGCAGCTGTCTGTCTGTTCGTAAAAATCAACAACACAAAGTGACCCGTTTCAGCTATCAGCTGACCGGTTCTTAG